The Prosthecobacter algae genome includes a region encoding these proteins:
- the panC gene encoding pantoate--beta-alanine ligase: MTLIETVKDLRAWRKAAGHVYFVPTMGALHEGHATLVREARNLAGAGAKVAASIFVNPLQFGPNEDFDRYPRTLETDLAMCQAAGADMVFVPSVKEVYHADRSIQIQESSLSKVLCGASRPGHFDGVCTVVAKLFNLVQPDDAVFGKKDYQQLAIIRRLVRDLDFPVEIHGIETVREDDGLAMSSRNRYLSPAERAQAPALRAALVKAREAWLGGVTGSHRLLEIIHQHLTDHAPLGRKDYIALVDRHTLQPLHTLENNGLIALAVFFDKARLIDNIELVR; the protein is encoded by the coding sequence ATGACCTTGATCGAGACTGTCAAAGACCTGCGCGCCTGGAGAAAGGCTGCTGGCCACGTGTACTTTGTGCCCACCATGGGAGCCCTGCATGAAGGCCACGCCACCCTCGTGCGCGAGGCCCGGAACCTAGCGGGCGCGGGGGCCAAAGTCGCCGCCAGCATCTTTGTGAACCCGCTGCAATTTGGGCCTAACGAAGACTTCGACCGCTACCCTCGCACCCTCGAAACCGACCTCGCCATGTGTCAGGCCGCCGGTGCCGACATGGTTTTTGTCCCCAGCGTCAAAGAGGTCTATCACGCCGACCGCAGCATTCAGATCCAGGAAAGCAGCCTGTCTAAAGTCCTCTGCGGGGCCAGCCGTCCGGGTCACTTCGACGGTGTCTGCACCGTCGTGGCCAAGCTCTTCAACCTCGTCCAGCCGGACGACGCCGTCTTTGGCAAGAAGGACTACCAGCAGCTCGCCATCATCCGCCGCCTCGTCCGCGATCTGGATTTCCCCGTCGAGATCCACGGCATCGAAACCGTGCGCGAAGACGATGGCCTGGCCATGAGCTCCCGCAATCGCTACCTGAGCCCTGCCGAACGTGCCCAAGCACCAGCCCTGCGCGCCGCCTTGGTCAAAGCCCGTGAGGCGTGGCTGGGCGGCGTCACTGGCAGCCATCGACTGCTGGAGATCATCCACCAGCACCTCACCGACCACGCCCCCCTGGGCCGCAAAGACTACATCGCGCTCGTGGACCGCCACACCCTGCAGCCTCTGCACACCCTGGAAAACAACGGCCTCATCGCCCTCGCCGTGTTCTTTGATAAAGCGCGGCTGATTGATAACATCGAGCTGGTGAGGTAA
- a CDS encoding Gfo/Idh/MocA family oxidoreductase: protein MKRRTFLATSVASSLALHPAWSAAAAKTRVAVIGHTGHGNFGHGLDAMWLDIPETEIVGVADADPKGLAGALKKLKLDKGFADYRQMLKDTRPEIVAIGPRHIDQHHEMAMAAIEAGVRGIYMEKPFMPTLVQADEVIAACEKHGTRLALAHRNRYHPVLPLLKKRVAEGTIGRPLEYRVRGKEDARGGSLDLWVLGSHLFNLVHYFAGDPRACIATVYQDSRLVTKMDVKEGAEGIGPLAGNEVHARFEMADGLPAFFDSVQNAGTKTAGFGVQIIGTEGIIDLRIDEEPVAHLLAGSPFDPVATPRAWVPITTAGIGKIETVENIRKLVGGHVAPGRDLIAAIREEREPLCSAKDARVTLEMTMGIFESHRLHGQRVELPLKDRQHPLTRL, encoded by the coding sequence ATGAAACGACGTACTTTTCTCGCCACTTCCGTGGCTTCCTCTCTTGCTTTGCACCCAGCTTGGAGTGCTGCGGCTGCCAAAACCCGCGTGGCTGTGATCGGCCACACGGGGCACGGCAATTTCGGTCATGGGCTGGACGCCATGTGGCTGGACATCCCAGAAACGGAGATCGTGGGCGTGGCGGATGCGGACCCAAAGGGGCTGGCTGGCGCGCTGAAAAAGCTGAAGCTCGACAAAGGTTTTGCCGACTACCGGCAGATGCTGAAAGACACCCGGCCAGAGATTGTCGCCATCGGTCCCCGGCACATTGATCAGCATCACGAGATGGCCATGGCCGCCATCGAGGCAGGCGTGCGGGGCATCTACATGGAAAAGCCTTTCATGCCCACGCTGGTGCAGGCGGATGAGGTCATCGCCGCCTGTGAAAAACACGGCACCCGGCTGGCCCTGGCCCACCGCAACCGTTATCATCCCGTGCTACCGCTGCTGAAAAAACGGGTCGCCGAAGGTACCATCGGCCGCCCGTTAGAATATCGGGTGCGCGGAAAGGAAGATGCCCGTGGCGGCTCGCTGGACCTGTGGGTGCTGGGTTCCCACCTATTCAATCTGGTGCATTATTTTGCCGGAGATCCCAGGGCCTGCATTGCCACGGTGTATCAGGACAGCCGCCTGGTGACCAAGATGGATGTGAAGGAAGGGGCCGAGGGGATCGGCCCCCTGGCTGGCAATGAAGTGCATGCGCGCTTTGAGATGGCCGATGGCCTGCCCGCTTTTTTTGATTCCGTGCAGAATGCGGGCACCAAGACCGCGGGTTTCGGTGTGCAGATCATCGGGACAGAAGGCATCATTGACCTGAGGATTGATGAGGAACCAGTGGCGCATCTGCTGGCCGGCAGCCCCTTTGATCCGGTGGCCACCCCGCGAGCCTGGGTGCCCATCACCACGGCAGGCATTGGCAAGATCGAGACGGTGGAAAACATACGCAAGCTGGTGGGCGGCCATGTGGCCCCTGGGCGCGACCTCATCGCGGCCATCCGCGAAGAGCGTGAACCCCTGTGCAGCGCCAAGGACGCCCGGGTGACCCTGGAGATGACGATGGGCATCTTTGAATCCCACCGTCTGCACGGGCAGCGGGTGGAGCTGCCGCTGAAGGACCGCCAGCATCCGCTGACGCGCCTTTGA
- a CDS encoding ABC transporter permease, with protein sequence MILFFRQWQGELLKLFARRRTFIGFGAFLLFETVLLIVSHLQGVERFFERMISRQGQSFDHYFSALTLAQIIIGFSVVLLGAIFLALVAGDIVAKENEDGHYRLLLVRPISRVRLLFIKYLTCIGYTFALVQFITWSSFLLGLSLKGWGGGFFVMIPDVGVLEFYDWWPGLKRFALASLFLAFSMSTVSSIAFFLSCLPIKPAAATITALSYFLIDRILRETSFMESYDQLLLTKHISSWARLLAQDIAWPQVIRAFTVLAAVNASLFIAGAAVFESRDLKS encoded by the coding sequence ATGATCCTCTTTTTCCGCCAGTGGCAGGGTGAACTGCTGAAGCTCTTTGCCCGCCGCCGCACCTTCATCGGTTTTGGGGCCTTCCTGCTGTTTGAAACCGTGCTGCTCATCGTCTCCCACCTGCAAGGAGTGGAGCGTTTTTTCGAACGCATGATCTCGCGCCAGGGCCAGTCGTTTGATCACTATTTCTCCGCCCTCACCCTGGCCCAGATCATCATCGGCTTTTCCGTGGTGCTGCTGGGCGCCATCTTCCTGGCGCTCGTCGCGGGAGACATCGTGGCCAAGGAAAACGAAGACGGCCACTATCGGCTGCTGCTCGTCCGGCCCATCAGCCGGGTGCGCCTGCTGTTCATCAAATACCTCACCTGCATCGGCTACACCTTTGCGCTGGTGCAGTTCATCACATGGTCATCCTTTCTGTTAGGCCTGTCGCTCAAAGGCTGGGGCGGCGGCTTCTTTGTCATGATCCCGGATGTGGGCGTGCTGGAGTTTTATGATTGGTGGCCAGGGCTGAAACGCTTTGCCCTCGCCTCCCTATTCCTGGCCTTCAGCATGAGCACTGTCAGCAGCATCGCCTTTTTCCTTTCCTGCCTGCCCATCAAGCCCGCCGCGGCCACCATCACCGCCCTCTCCTATTTCCTCATTGATCGCATCCTCCGGGAGACCAGCTTCATGGAAAGCTACGATCAGCTCCTGCTCACCAAGCACATCAGCAGTTGGGCTCGGTTACTGGCCCAGGACATCGCCTGGCCCCAGGTCATCCGCGCCTTCACCGTGCTCGCTGCCGTCAATGCCTCGCTCTTCATCGCGGGCGCAGCCGTATTTGAATCTAGAGACCTGAAATCATGA
- a CDS encoding FHA domain-containing protein — protein sequence MATLVFYLEDGSTLNHTLDEGTTTIGRHPDSVVVLEFASVSGHHAVIELNESGCFVSDLKSSNGTRVNGVEIEEAQLQDGDRVGFGDVQAVFAAGEAPEPVYVPQPEVLPQDVPPPILKANYRPPVPKRNPKVKRTGYPDEGGGCGTAIVVIGLFIAALLAGLYMRHHKETNGGNFFEDLADKLGTNIPKIKIEKKDGQ from the coding sequence ATGGCCACGCTCGTTTTTTATCTGGAGGACGGTAGCACCCTGAATCATACGCTTGATGAAGGTACTACGACTATCGGCAGGCATCCGGACAGCGTTGTCGTGCTGGAGTTTGCTTCGGTTTCCGGTCATCATGCAGTCATTGAGCTGAATGAGTCCGGCTGTTTTGTCAGCGACCTGAAGTCCAGCAATGGCACCCGGGTCAACGGGGTGGAAATCGAGGAAGCCCAGCTTCAGGACGGGGACCGGGTGGGTTTTGGCGATGTGCAGGCGGTCTTTGCCGCAGGGGAGGCCCCGGAGCCGGTGTATGTGCCACAGCCTGAGGTGCTGCCTCAGGACGTGCCGCCACCGATCCTGAAAGCCAACTATCGCCCGCCTGTGCCCAAGAGGAACCCCAAGGTCAAGCGCACGGGCTATCCGGACGAAGGCGGCGGCTGTGGCACGGCGATCGTGGTCATCGGCCTGTTCATCGCTGCTCTGCTGGCCGGACTTTACATGCGCCATCACAAGGAAACGAATGGCGGAAACTTCTTCGAAGATTTGGCGGACAAGCTGGGGACCAACATTCCGAAGATCAAGATCGAGAAAAAAGACGGCCAGTGA
- a CDS encoding ParA family protein has translation MIAIATASQKGGVGKTTLCINLAYSLARRGWNTLLVDTDPQGGVGLSLARSTKAKQGFYDFLTGEKNFSKLVLPTRLPELQILPAGQYDACARQGWSPAEIPARLADLLRAAELRGVDCLIIDTAAGLNGMSESVVKACDYVILPQQAEPLAVRSVPHMLETLSRFRAEGAGVKVAGILLTMVMGDNQISQKVVAELRALLPADLMFEQTIPRMSSFLEASAMGVPVALIKRNPPPEALIFDQIAAEIEQRTGLLQEREASDNHASLLD, from the coding sequence GTGATCGCCATTGCAACGGCCAGCCAGAAAGGCGGTGTGGGTAAAACCACGCTGTGCATCAACCTCGCATACTCCCTCGCCCGGCGCGGGTGGAACACCCTGCTCGTGGATACAGATCCGCAGGGAGGCGTGGGCCTTTCCCTCGCCCGGTCCACCAAGGCCAAGCAGGGATTTTATGACTTCCTCACGGGCGAGAAAAACTTCAGCAAGCTGGTGCTTCCCACCCGCCTGCCCGAGCTACAAATCCTCCCCGCAGGCCAATACGATGCCTGCGCCCGCCAGGGCTGGTCCCCGGCAGAGATCCCGGCCCGGCTCGCCGACCTGCTCCGCGCAGCGGAACTGCGCGGTGTGGACTGCCTGATCATTGACACGGCCGCCGGCCTGAACGGCATGTCCGAATCCGTGGTGAAGGCCTGCGATTACGTCATCCTGCCTCAGCAGGCCGAGCCGCTGGCCGTGCGCAGCGTACCCCACATGCTAGAGACGCTGTCTCGCTTCCGCGCCGAAGGGGCCGGGGTGAAGGTGGCTGGCATCCTGCTGACGATGGTGATGGGGGACAACCAGATCAGCCAGAAAGTGGTGGCCGAGCTGCGCGCCCTGCTGCCTGCCGATCTGATGTTCGAGCAGACCATCCCACGCATGTCCTCCTTTCTAGAAGCCAGCGCCATGGGAGTGCCTGTCGCTTTGATCAAACGTAACCCGCCCCCTGAGGCGCTGATCTTTGACCAGATCGCCGCCGAAATCGAACAGCGCACCGGCCTGCTCCAGGAACGCGAAGCCTCCGACAACCATGCAAGTCTCCTGGATTGA
- a CDS encoding N-acetylglucosamine-6-phosphate deacetylase — translation MKPLDLQVNGYAGTDFNRDGLTAEALYHACHCLREDGCDAILATFITDDVATLERRMSTLVSLREKDPLAQEVIAGIHIEGPFINPEKGYVGAHPHQCVKPANMEDAKRLLDAAGGLTKIVTLAPEHDANYHVTEFLSSNGVTVSAGHCNPSLDQLRAATENGLSMFTHVGNGCPMLMHRHDNIIHRALALRDRLWLCFIPDGVHIDFFALLNYLRSAGLEKTIFVTDAISAARLGPGDYTLAGWDIKIGEDLVARSPDGSHFVGSTVTIPRILTNGQQSLGLTKAELALLLDTNPRKAVGL, via the coding sequence ATGAAACCACTCGATCTCCAGGTCAATGGCTACGCAGGCACCGATTTCAACCGCGACGGCCTCACGGCGGAGGCCCTCTATCACGCCTGCCATTGCCTGCGCGAAGACGGTTGCGATGCCATTTTGGCCACCTTCATCACCGATGACGTGGCCACGCTGGAACGGCGCATGAGCACCCTGGTGAGCCTGCGCGAAAAAGACCCGCTGGCCCAGGAAGTCATCGCGGGCATCCACATCGAAGGCCCCTTCATCAATCCTGAAAAAGGCTACGTCGGTGCGCACCCGCACCAGTGTGTGAAGCCAGCGAACATGGAAGATGCCAAGCGCCTTCTGGATGCCGCAGGGGGCCTTACCAAGATCGTCACTCTGGCCCCGGAGCACGACGCCAACTACCACGTCACCGAGTTCCTCTCCAGCAATGGCGTCACCGTTTCCGCAGGCCATTGCAATCCTTCCCTGGACCAGTTGCGCGCCGCCACCGAGAACGGACTCAGCATGTTCACCCACGTGGGCAATGGCTGCCCCATGCTGATGCATCGGCATGACAACATCATCCACCGCGCCCTGGCCCTACGGGACCGTCTCTGGCTCTGCTTCATCCCTGATGGCGTGCACATCGACTTCTTTGCTCTCCTCAACTACCTGCGCAGTGCGGGGCTGGAGAAAACCATCTTTGTTACCGATGCCATCTCTGCCGCCCGCCTGGGTCCTGGCGACTACACGCTCGCAGGCTGGGACATCAAAATCGGCGAAGACCTCGTCGCCCGCTCTCCTGATGGCTCCCACTTCGTCGGCAGCACCGTCACCATCCCGCGCATCCTTACCAATGGCCAGCAATCCCTGGGCCTGACCAAGGCCGAGCTGGCGCTGCTACTGGATACGAACCCGCGCAAGGCCGTGGGTCTCTGA
- the nadB gene encoding L-aspartate oxidase, whose amino-acid sequence MIDYDFIIVGSGAGGLSAALHASEHGNVAIITKRGTLDSNSNWAQGGIACVTSEEDSIEQHVSDTLIAGAGLCNEAAVRTIVTEGPDRIAELVKWGVDFDQREASDGHLEFDLTREGGHSQRRVLHAADATGRELTEKLLAAVRERPNITIYENHFAIDLITTAKLGFVTEDRVLGLYVLNESTHEVETFRSDRIVLSTGGCGRVYLYTTNPRVATGDGVAMAWRAGASIANMEFIQFHPTCLYHPQKRSFLITEAMRGEGARLIDNKGNEFMHKYDPRGSLAPRDIVARAIDSEIKRTGGPCVYLDISHRPAEFILSHFPNIYKACLEVDIDITKQSIPVVPAAHYQCGGVVTDVNGATRIRGLCAVGEVGCTGLHGANRLASNSLLECLVISHRAVDHMLRKMPIGKEAEQTYTLPPWQSGEAVDNDELVVIYHNWDEIRRLMWDYVSILRTTKRLQRAAARLRNLKREVQEFYWNFRITSELLELRNLVETASLIVECAIRRHESRGLHFTLDYPEKDLVREPADTVVRRY is encoded by the coding sequence GTGATTGATTACGATTTTATCATTGTTGGCAGCGGTGCCGGTGGTCTGAGCGCTGCGCTGCATGCTTCCGAGCACGGAAACGTGGCCATCATCACGAAGCGGGGCACACTAGACTCGAACTCCAACTGGGCCCAGGGCGGCATCGCCTGCGTGACCAGTGAGGAAGACAGCATCGAGCAGCATGTCAGCGATACCCTCATTGCCGGCGCGGGGCTGTGCAACGAGGCGGCCGTGCGCACCATCGTCACCGAAGGGCCGGACCGCATCGCCGAACTCGTGAAATGGGGCGTGGACTTCGACCAGCGCGAAGCCTCCGACGGGCATCTGGAATTTGACCTCACCCGCGAGGGTGGCCACTCGCAGCGCCGGGTCTTGCACGCCGCCGATGCCACCGGGCGAGAGCTGACGGAGAAGCTGCTGGCGGCGGTGAGGGAGCGGCCCAACATCACCATCTATGAGAACCACTTCGCCATTGATCTCATCACCACGGCGAAGCTGGGGTTTGTCACGGAGGACCGCGTCCTCGGACTTTACGTGCTGAATGAATCCACCCATGAGGTGGAGACCTTCCGCTCAGACCGCATCGTGCTTTCCACCGGCGGCTGCGGGCGTGTGTACCTTTACACCACGAACCCCCGCGTCGCCACGGGCGACGGTGTGGCCATGGCCTGGCGCGCCGGGGCCAGCATCGCGAACATGGAGTTCATCCAGTTCCACCCCACCTGCCTGTATCACCCGCAAAAACGCTCCTTCCTCATCACCGAGGCCATGCGTGGCGAGGGTGCCCGGTTGATTGACAACAAGGGCAACGAGTTCATGCACAAGTATGACCCGCGCGGCTCCCTGGCCCCGCGTGACATCGTCGCCCGCGCCATTGACAGCGAGATCAAGCGCACCGGCGGCCCCTGCGTGTACCTGGACATCTCCCACCGCCCGGCGGAGTTCATCCTCAGCCACTTCCCGAACATCTACAAAGCCTGCCTGGAGGTGGACATTGACATCACCAAGCAGTCCATCCCAGTGGTGCCCGCCGCCCATTATCAATGCGGCGGTGTGGTGACAGATGTGAACGGGGCCACGCGTATCCGTGGCCTCTGCGCCGTGGGTGAGGTGGGCTGCACCGGCCTGCATGGCGCGAACCGCCTGGCCAGCAATTCCCTGCTGGAGTGCCTGGTCATCTCCCACCGGGCCGTGGACCACATGCTACGCAAGATGCCCATCGGCAAAGAGGCGGAGCAGACCTACACCCTGCCGCCCTGGCAGAGCGGCGAGGCTGTGGACAATGACGAACTCGTCGTCATCTACCACAACTGGGACGAGATCCGCCGCCTGATGTGGGACTACGTCTCCATCCTGCGCACCACCAAGCGCCTGCAACGCGCCGCCGCCCGCCTGCGCAACCTGAAGCGCGAGGTACAGGAATTCTACTGGAACTTCCGCATCACCAGCGAGCTCCTAGAACTACGTAACCTTGTGGAAACCGCCTCCCTTATCGTCGAATGCGCCATCCGCCGCCACGAAAGCCGAGGCCTGCATTTCACCCTCGATTATCCCGAGAAGGATCTGGTGAGGGAACCTGCGGACACGGTGGTGCGGAGGTATTGA
- a CDS encoding DUF1592 domain-containing protein: MKRFFAEHCTSCHGEKKQKGDLRVDNLTVNLDSPKSLMHWEEIMNRINSGDMPPEDESRPKPEEISRVAEWIVSQLREAEVAKQSSASERVSFRKLSREEYANSIRDLLGVNFDVKAPTGLPEDPDWKGFERIGSVLTLSPAHVEKYLSAAETILDEALSLRPEPKREVIRWGAFDMRWKDFAKEYQARGIADQVRIEIVPNNYTTDTWNLEVKNTGEYLLKLKLSGLRSEGGRAPRLKVYMSSIDKTLIEQDVDAPEDKPILVEARVHLAAGKYPIRIINSVPGPNPEGRRSRHSGTPNAFTTVRSRVPWQLKLTDDDFKPIQPTLIVDSVEWDGPIVDSWPTAAHQRIFFGGEKAVKDATYAREIVSRFAIQAWRRPVQEGEVTHLLKPFEQAQKLGDSFELSVRNSLLAVLCSKSFVYLEEGDVKKPNQKLNDWELASRLSYFLWSTMPDARLLELARTGQLHPPENLRAEVRRMLKDPKAQAFATSFPRQWLQLRKVGMFPPDKVLYPEYDENLEQSMVAETVGFFGEILKGNRSLREFLDSDWTMMNERLAMHYGFDGIHGDELQRVSLKPEDHRGGLLTHASILSLSSDGTRHRPVHRGVWVLESIIGKPPPPPPANVPALSTPAPNAKKTTVREKLEQHRADPNCTACHNKIDPLGVAFDNYDAIGRWRTVETLKEGTGANPPLDPSGKLPDGRVFADSTELKKLLVADSGKFAAAFTEKLATYALRRGMTFSDREELKQIAEGAKTTDYRLLSLIESLVSSPLFLKR, encoded by the coding sequence GTGAAGCGTTTTTTCGCGGAGCACTGCACGAGCTGCCACGGTGAAAAGAAGCAAAAGGGCGACCTGCGGGTGGACAACCTGACGGTGAACCTGGACTCCCCCAAGTCCCTCATGCACTGGGAGGAAATCATGAACCGGATCAACTCCGGCGACATGCCGCCGGAAGATGAGTCACGCCCGAAACCAGAGGAGATCTCCCGCGTCGCGGAATGGATCGTCAGCCAGTTGCGCGAGGCCGAGGTGGCCAAACAATCCTCCGCCAGTGAGCGGGTCTCCTTTCGCAAACTGTCACGTGAGGAGTATGCGAACTCCATCCGTGATCTGCTGGGTGTGAACTTCGATGTCAAAGCCCCAACGGGCCTGCCCGAAGACCCGGACTGGAAAGGCTTTGAGCGCATCGGCTCCGTGCTCACCCTTTCCCCTGCCCACGTGGAAAAGTATCTCTCGGCGGCAGAAACCATCCTGGATGAAGCCTTGTCCCTGCGGCCGGAACCCAAGCGCGAGGTCATCCGCTGGGGCGCTTTTGACATGCGCTGGAAGGACTTTGCCAAGGAATATCAAGCCCGTGGCATTGCCGACCAGGTGCGCATCGAGATCGTGCCTAACAACTACACCACCGACACGTGGAATCTCGAGGTCAAGAACACTGGCGAGTACCTTCTGAAGCTGAAACTGAGCGGCCTGCGCTCGGAAGGCGGTCGCGCGCCCCGGCTAAAAGTGTACATGTCGAGCATTGATAAGACCCTCATCGAGCAAGATGTGGATGCACCGGAGGACAAACCCATCCTGGTAGAGGCGCGAGTGCATCTGGCCGCAGGCAAGTATCCCATCCGCATCATCAACTCCGTGCCGGGACCGAACCCGGAAGGCCGCCGCTCGCGGCACTCGGGCACCCCCAATGCCTTCACCACGGTGCGCAGCCGTGTGCCCTGGCAGTTGAAGCTGACTGACGATGATTTTAAACCCATCCAGCCAACCCTCATCGTGGACTCCGTGGAGTGGGATGGACCCATTGTGGACTCCTGGCCCACAGCAGCACACCAGCGGATTTTCTTTGGCGGTGAAAAGGCGGTGAAGGATGCCACTTACGCTCGCGAGATCGTTTCCCGCTTCGCCATCCAGGCCTGGAGACGGCCCGTGCAGGAGGGCGAGGTCACGCATCTGCTGAAGCCTTTTGAGCAGGCCCAGAAACTGGGAGACAGCTTCGAGCTTTCCGTGAGGAACTCCCTGCTGGCGGTGCTGTGCTCGAAGAGCTTCGTTTATCTGGAAGAGGGCGACGTGAAGAAGCCTAACCAAAAGCTCAACGATTGGGAGCTCGCCTCCCGCCTCTCCTATTTCCTCTGGAGCACCATGCCCGATGCACGCCTGCTCGAGCTCGCTCGCACCGGCCAACTGCACCCGCCAGAAAACTTGCGCGCCGAGGTGCGGCGCATGCTGAAAGACCCCAAGGCGCAGGCCTTTGCCACCAGCTTTCCACGCCAGTGGCTGCAACTGCGCAAAGTCGGCATGTTCCCGCCCGACAAGGTGCTTTATCCCGAATACGACGAGAACCTGGAGCAGAGCATGGTCGCCGAAACCGTGGGCTTTTTTGGCGAAATACTCAAAGGCAACCGCAGCCTGCGTGAGTTCCTCGACTCTGACTGGACGATGATGAACGAGCGCCTGGCCATGCACTATGGCTTTGATGGCATTCACGGGGACGAGCTCCAGCGTGTCTCGCTGAAACCGGAAGACCATCGTGGCGGCCTGCTCACCCATGCATCCATCCTCAGCCTCAGTTCAGATGGCACCCGACATCGTCCCGTACATCGCGGAGTGTGGGTGCTGGAGTCCATCATTGGCAAACCGCCGCCACCACCGCCGGCGAATGTCCCCGCCCTGAGCACGCCTGCACCCAATGCCAAGAAGACCACCGTGCGTGAAAAGCTGGAGCAGCACCGCGCCGACCCGAACTGCACCGCCTGCCATAACAAGATCGACCCTTTGGGCGTGGCCTTTGACAACTACGATGCCATCGGTCGCTGGCGCACAGTGGAAACCCTCAAGGAAGGCACCGGGGCCAATCCGCCGCTCGACCCCAGTGGCAAGCTGCCCGATGGCCGCGTGTTCGCGGATTCCACCGAACTGAAAAAGTTGCTCGTCGCTGACAGCGGCAAATTCGCCGCCGCCTTCACCGAAAAGCTGGCCACCTACGCCCTGCGCCGTGGCATGACCTTCTCTGATCGCGAAGAGCTGAAACAGATCGCCGAAGGGGCCAAGACCACGGATTACCGCCTGCTGTCCCTGATCGAATCCCTGGTTAGCAGCCCGCTGTTTTTAAAACGCTAA
- a CDS encoding ribonuclease E inhibitor RraB, with the protein MSDSKPRQPKTITLEMLQKMFVNIFEKTDWNMTGEMLWGYFFTHHEPEALVKAKDLLVAQGYRFVDIYQLDEADDHGNRPWWLHVEKEETHTPATLDARNDELYQFAYDQGLDCYDGMDIGPIQEAEE; encoded by the coding sequence ATGTCTGACTCCAAACCTCGCCAGCCCAAAACCATCACCCTCGAAATGCTTCAGAAGATGTTCGTGAACATCTTTGAAAAAACGGATTGGAACATGACGGGCGAGATGTTGTGGGGTTACTTTTTCACCCATCATGAGCCTGAGGCTTTGGTGAAAGCGAAGGACCTCCTGGTGGCTCAGGGTTATCGTTTCGTGGACATCTACCAGTTGGATGAAGCCGATGACCACGGCAACCGCCCCTGGTGGCTTCATGTGGAAAAAGAAGAGACCCACACACCCGCGACCCTGGATGCCCGCAACGATGAGCTCTACCAGTTCGCCTACGATCAAGGCCTGGACTGCTACGATGGCATGGACATCGGCCCGATTCAGGAAGCGGAGGAATAA
- a CDS encoding ABC transporter ATP-binding protein: protein MALLEVRNLTKRWPDGRLALDDVSFELRQGEILGLLGHNGAGKSTLLGITLGMVRPDEGEVRIAGHSVQQARAAAVSHVGAIYEAAHFYDYLTGWQNLRVLCSLSGWWDEEEARRVLKLVNLADRASHKTKTYSHGMRQRLALAQALLPRPKCLLLDEPTDGLDPEGIREFREFILRLRSDFGMTILLNSHLLAEVEQMCDRCVILKQGRKMYEGPVPSRENKQGVYHLQTRDTAKAKEAIARAGAMMDAVTSLVELPPHLVGHDLLKTLVEAGVRVDSWQPHKPTLEEFYLGMTGA from the coding sequence ATGGCCCTCCTTGAAGTTCGCAACCTCACCAAACGCTGGCCCGACGGCCGCCTGGCGTTGGATGACGTGAGCTTTGAACTGCGCCAGGGAGAGATCCTGGGCCTGCTGGGCCACAATGGCGCGGGCAAGAGCACGCTCCTCGGCATCACCCTGGGCATGGTGCGGCCAGATGAGGGGGAGGTGCGCATCGCCGGCCACTCCGTGCAGCAGGCACGGGCCGCCGCCGTCAGCCATGTGGGGGCGATTTATGAAGCCGCCCATTTTTACGACTACCTCACCGGCTGGCAAAATCTTCGGGTTTTGTGCTCCCTCTCCGGCTGGTGGGATGAAGAGGAAGCCCGCCGGGTGCTGAAGCTGGTGAACTTGGCAGACCGTGCCAGTCACAAGACCAAGACTTACAGCCACGGCATGCGCCAGCGGCTGGCCCTTGCCCAGGCCCTGCTGCCCAGGCCGAAGTGCTTGTTGTTAGACGAACCCACCGATGGCCTGGACCCTGAAGGCATCCGCGAGTTTCGCGAATTCATCTTGCGGCTCCGCTCGGACTTCGGCATGACCATCCTGCTCAATTCCCACCTGCTGGCCGAAGTCGAACAGATGTGCGACCGCTGCGTCATCCTCAAACAAGGGCGCAAGATGTACGAGGGGCCCGTGCCCTCGCGAGAAAACAAGCAGGGCGTCTATCACCTGCAAACCCGGGACACCGCGAAGGCCAAGGAAGCCATCGCCCGTGCCGGAGCTATGATGGATGCCGTCACCAGCTTGGTCGAGCTGCCACCGCATCTGGTCGGCCATGACCTGCTGAAAACCCTGGTGGAGGCTGGCGTGCGGGTGGACTCCTGGCAGCCGCACAAACCCACCCTGGAAGAATTTTACCTGGGAATGACCGGCGCATGA